A single Anatilimnocola floriformis DNA region contains:
- a CDS encoding carbon-nitrogen hydrolase family protein, producing the protein MKATIRVAAVQLCASTDKRANLAAVETLVRKAAAGGAELIVLPELFNLYGNLRKAAAEAESLEGETATLLKRLAQESNAWLIGGSFAEVGRDGKAFNTSLAIDPAGEVRGSYRKMHLFDVDLGETLRVKESDNLLPGQDIGYVETPLANVGLSICYDLRFPELYRQQSRRGAELLCIPAAFTQKTGRDHWHLLVRARAVENQCYAIAANQVGEHAPGSVSYGHSLIVDPWGRVLAEGSDGEPGVITAELSAEVLNDVRRKLPALQHRIL; encoded by the coding sequence ATGAAAGCAACGATTCGCGTCGCCGCCGTGCAGTTGTGTGCCTCCACCGACAAGCGTGCGAATCTGGCGGCAGTCGAAACGCTCGTCAGAAAAGCGGCAGCCGGCGGAGCCGAGCTGATCGTCCTGCCGGAACTCTTCAACCTCTACGGCAATTTGCGAAAAGCGGCTGCTGAAGCAGAATCGCTCGAGGGGGAGACGGCAACGCTACTAAAACGTCTGGCCCAGGAATCGAATGCCTGGCTGATCGGCGGCAGTTTTGCGGAAGTGGGCCGCGACGGCAAAGCATTCAACACAAGCCTGGCGATCGATCCCGCCGGCGAAGTTCGCGGCAGCTACCGCAAGATGCATCTCTTCGACGTCGATCTCGGCGAAACGCTGCGGGTCAAGGAATCCGACAACCTCCTTCCCGGTCAAGATATCGGCTATGTCGAAACACCGCTGGCGAACGTCGGCTTGTCGATTTGTTACGACCTGCGGTTTCCGGAACTTTATCGCCAGCAGTCCCGTCGCGGCGCCGAGTTGCTCTGCATTCCAGCCGCCTTCACGCAGAAGACGGGCCGCGATCACTGGCATCTGCTAGTCCGTGCGCGGGCGGTAGAGAACCAATGCTACGCAATCGCTGCCAACCAAGTTGGCGAGCACGCGCCAGGGAGCGTCAGCTACGGCCATTCGTTGATTGTCGATCCCTGGGGTCGTGTGCTGGCCGAAGGATCGGATGGCGAACCGGGCGTGATCACGGCAGAACTCTCGGCAGAGGTGCTGAACGATGTCCGCCGCAAGTTGCCGGCGCTGCAGCATCGCATCTTGTAG
- a CDS encoding IS630 family transposase: protein MSRARAHAKKKTLIASEHDRPDVVEKREKWRAEQQTIPPEKAVFIDETWAKTCMTRTYGRSLIGTRLIEKVPSGRWETTTFLGAMRAEGFIAPLTVEGAINGELFLSWVRKELSPVLRPGDIVVMDNLSSHKVAGVREAIEAVGAEVRYLPPYSPDLNPIELAFAKFKKLLRDGARRTVEKLWELCGTLLDEFTEQECRNYFKHCGYRYT from the coding sequence GTGTCGCGCGCTCGAGCTCACGCGAAAAAAAAGACGCTGATTGCGAGCGAGCATGATCGTCCGGATGTTGTCGAGAAGCGCGAGAAGTGGCGCGCTGAGCAGCAAACCATTCCTCCCGAAAAAGCAGTTTTCATCGATGAAACGTGGGCCAAAACTTGTATGACGCGGACCTATGGGCGTTCGCTCATTGGTACGCGACTGATCGAAAAAGTTCCCAGCGGCCGTTGGGAAACAACGACGTTTCTCGGTGCGATGCGAGCCGAAGGATTTATCGCGCCGCTGACAGTCGAAGGAGCCATTAACGGCGAGCTGTTTCTTTCTTGGGTGCGGAAAGAACTATCGCCGGTGTTGCGGCCTGGCGACATTGTCGTGATGGATAATCTCTCCAGCCACAAAGTGGCCGGCGTCCGCGAAGCGATTGAAGCCGTAGGTGCCGAGGTGCGTTACTTGCCGCCGTACTCACCCGACTTGAACCCGATCGAACTGGCGTTCGCGAAGTTCAAAAAGCTACTGCGCGATGGCGCGCGACGCACCGTCGAAAAACTTTGGGAGCTATGCGGCACACTGCTCGATGAATTCACCGAGCAGGAGTGCCGCAACTACTTCAAGCACTGCGGCTACCGCTACACCTAA
- the folK gene encoding 2-amino-4-hydroxy-6-hydroxymethyldihydropteridine diphosphokinase, whose protein sequence is MANCLLSLGSNLGDRGAHLQAALRSLSSLPQTVLLAQSSFRDTKPVGGPAAQDPFLNAAALIETSLSAQQLLAELQRIENELGRVRTERWGPRTIDLDLLLYDKLELESPELTLPHPRMSFRRFVLEPANEIAAEMVYPINGWTIARLLENICKLPAEIALSPGLSESELRIDHSPEWALVDFDEQSRRELHGGVKPRLVVVWHPADAPSLSRLRRIRRRPDSPPMLWIAGASFEQARQEVIAAMAAME, encoded by the coding sequence ATGGCGAATTGCTTGCTCAGTTTGGGTTCGAATCTCGGCGATCGCGGCGCGCATCTGCAAGCGGCGCTGCGGAGCCTGAGTTCTCTTCCCCAAACGGTTCTTCTCGCGCAAAGTTCCTTTCGCGATACAAAACCGGTCGGTGGTCCTGCGGCGCAAGATCCGTTTCTCAATGCGGCAGCGCTGATCGAGACTTCGTTATCAGCACAGCAACTACTCGCCGAACTGCAGAGGATCGAAAACGAACTCGGTCGCGTGCGCACGGAACGCTGGGGGCCGCGAACGATAGACCTCGATCTGCTGCTCTATGACAAACTGGAACTGGAATCACCTGAATTGACCCTGCCGCATCCGCGAATGTCATTTCGGCGGTTCGTTCTGGAACCGGCAAACGAGATCGCGGCGGAGATGGTCTATCCGATCAATGGTTGGACGATCGCTCGATTGCTGGAAAATATTTGCAAGCTGCCGGCTGAGATCGCGCTGTCACCGGGGTTGTCGGAATCCGAATTGCGGATTGACCATTCTCCAGAGTGGGCGCTTGTGGACTTCGATGAGCAATCGCGCCGCGAGTTGCACGGCGGAGTAAAGCCGCGTTTGGTGGTTGTCTGGCATCCGGCCGATGCACCGAGTCTTTCGCGGCTGCGTCGAATTCGTCGCCGCCCTGATTCGCCGCCCATGCTGTGGATTGCTGGCGCCTCGTTCGAACAAGCACGGCAAGAGGTCATCGCCGCAATGGCTGCGATGGAATAA
- the panC gene encoding pantoate--beta-alanine ligase encodes MAEQSQPRIIETAASMRAEVRRLQREGLRVGLVPTMGALHDGHLSLVRMAQKSCDRVVTTIFVNPTQFGPQEDFSRYPRTLERDLQLLREAGCQYVFVPSKDEVYPPGYSTEVDPPAVAKRWEGECRPGHFRGVCTVVLKLFNMIPADVAVFGQKDFQQAAVLQQMARDLNVGMQIKIGPTIREVDGLAMSSRNRYLSPEERQRALSLSQSLNAAQAAVAAGEKRAVTLAAMIGETLQPQVDHIDYVAIADAETLEPVDAIGPNTVILLAVKIGKTRLIDNCLLSPTRHE; translated from the coding sequence TTGGCGGAACAATCTCAACCTCGGATTATTGAAACAGCAGCCAGCATGCGCGCAGAGGTTCGCCGCTTGCAGCGCGAGGGACTGCGCGTCGGCCTGGTGCCGACGATGGGCGCTTTGCACGATGGGCATCTGAGCCTGGTGCGAATGGCGCAGAAAAGTTGCGATCGGGTCGTGACCACCATTTTCGTAAATCCGACGCAATTCGGCCCACAGGAAGATTTTTCTCGCTATCCGCGGACGCTCGAGCGCGATTTGCAGTTACTGCGAGAAGCCGGTTGCCAATACGTCTTTGTGCCGAGTAAGGATGAGGTTTATCCGCCCGGTTATTCGACCGAGGTCGATCCACCCGCCGTGGCCAAGCGCTGGGAAGGGGAATGCCGGCCGGGGCATTTTCGCGGTGTGTGCACGGTCGTGCTGAAGTTGTTCAACATGATCCCCGCCGATGTTGCGGTGTTCGGCCAGAAGGATTTTCAGCAGGCGGCCGTTCTGCAGCAGATGGCCCGCGATCTGAATGTCGGCATGCAAATCAAAATCGGGCCGACCATTCGCGAAGTCGATGGCTTGGCGATGAGTTCGCGCAATCGCTATCTCTCGCCAGAAGAGCGGCAGCGGGCTCTGTCGTTGTCCCAAAGTTTAAACGCGGCGCAGGCTGCAGTTGCCGCCGGTGAGAAGCGTGCTGTCACTCTCGCAGCCATGATTGGCGAAACGCTGCAGCCGCAAGTCGATCACATCGATTACGTTGCCATCGCCGATGCCGAGACGCTTGAACCGGTTGACGCAATCGGCCCGAACACGGTCATTTTGCTCGCCGTGAAAATCGGCAAGACGCGGTTGATCGACAATTGCCTTCTCTCTCCCACTCGCCACGAATAG
- a CDS encoding prolipoprotein diacylglyceryl transferase: MRSTLFLVPQFIPGDPLHLQVFGFGWLLILWLVIAVGLVIGWSRWSKSALDWYGLLPYIGLVGVGIVFVLPNLLVKDEAGNVGLPIRTYGLFMVTAVISGVLLAAYRARKMGIDPEVIYTLAMMMTISGIVGARAFFVIQYFNQFWVPGSIVGTLQKIANVPQGGLVVYGAVLGSFPVGVWYLWSRKLPPLVIADITAPSLLMGLAIGRMGCFMNGCCYGGFCTLEPPAVTFPAGSPPYQQQEMQGWRTGVWLKQEEIDKQKKALTNAADLPPPKIIVAYVAPNSAASSSKVKVGEVITKIGGKAVESLSDAQEQLRKSDAAVEIQFANGMIKRWTLNRPPPRSAPVHPAQVYAAVDAGLLALLLWAFYPFRRHDGEVTALMFTLHPMSRFLLEIVRVDEGGQFGTGLTISQWVSIGLFLIGLALWWYVENQPRGSVVPAKRLAVA, encoded by the coding sequence GTGCGCTCGACTCTTTTTCTTGTTCCTCAATTCATCCCCGGCGATCCGTTACATCTGCAGGTCTTCGGCTTCGGCTGGCTGTTGATTTTGTGGCTGGTGATCGCTGTCGGTCTCGTCATTGGTTGGTCGCGCTGGTCGAAGAGTGCGCTTGATTGGTACGGGCTGCTCCCCTACATCGGTCTCGTCGGTGTCGGCATTGTTTTCGTGCTGCCGAACCTGCTGGTCAAGGACGAGGCGGGTAACGTAGGTCTGCCGATTCGCACGTATGGGCTGTTCATGGTGACTGCCGTGATCAGCGGTGTGCTGCTGGCGGCCTATCGCGCGCGGAAGATGGGCATCGATCCGGAAGTGATTTATACGCTGGCGATGATGATGACGATTTCGGGCATTGTCGGCGCGCGGGCTTTTTTCGTCATTCAGTATTTCAACCAATTCTGGGTGCCGGGAAGCATCGTCGGGACCTTGCAAAAAATCGCCAACGTGCCGCAAGGTGGCCTCGTTGTTTATGGCGCGGTGCTCGGCTCGTTTCCCGTCGGCGTGTGGTATTTGTGGAGCCGCAAGTTGCCGCCGCTGGTGATTGCCGACATCACCGCGCCGAGCTTGCTGATGGGGCTGGCGATCGGCCGGATGGGTTGCTTCATGAACGGCTGTTGCTACGGCGGGTTTTGTACGTTGGAACCGCCAGCCGTGACCTTTCCCGCCGGCAGTCCGCCGTATCAACAGCAAGAAATGCAAGGCTGGCGAACTGGCGTTTGGCTGAAGCAAGAAGAAATCGACAAGCAAAAAAAAGCTCTGACCAACGCTGCGGATCTGCCGCCGCCGAAAATCATTGTGGCCTATGTCGCGCCGAACTCGGCTGCTTCGTCTTCCAAGGTGAAGGTGGGAGAGGTCATTACCAAAATTGGCGGCAAGGCGGTGGAATCGCTCAGCGACGCTCAGGAGCAACTGCGAAAAAGCGATGCTGCGGTGGAAATTCAATTCGCCAACGGCATGATCAAGCGCTGGACGCTCAACCGGCCGCCGCCGCGCAGTGCGCCGGTGCATCCCGCGCAGGTCTATGCTGCCGTTGATGCCGGCTTGCTGGCGCTGCTGCTGTGGGCGTTCTATCCGTTCCGTCGCCACGATGGCGAAGTGACGGCGCTGATGTTCACGCTCCATCCCATGTCGCGATTTCTGCTCGAGATCGTCCGCGTCGACGAGGGTGGCCAGTTCGGCACGGGCTTGACGATTTCACAGTGGGTCAGCATCGGCCTGTTTCTCATCGGCCTGGCCCTGTGGTGGTATGTCGAAAACCAACCGCGCGGCAGCGTCGTTCCCGCGAAACGCCTCGCCGTTGCGTGA
- a CDS encoding DNA polymerase ligase N-terminal domain-containing protein, whose product MPQFVILHHRLPAESGRGDHFDLMLEDGPGGLLTWAVAKIPSSREQPAEQLPPHRRDYLTYEGPISNNRGEVQRVAAGTFEWLRRDEAEVRVRLTSMELSGELALRRQAGAWLVQLTA is encoded by the coding sequence ATGCCGCAATTCGTGATTCTCCATCATCGCCTCCCCGCCGAGTCAGGCCGGGGTGATCACTTCGACCTGATGCTCGAGGACGGCCCGGGCGGTTTGCTGACCTGGGCCGTGGCGAAAATTCCAAGTTCGCGCGAGCAACCGGCGGAACAGTTGCCGCCGCACCGTCGCGACTATCTCACGTACGAAGGGCCGATCTCAAACAATCGCGGCGAAGTACAGCGTGTGGCAGCAGGGACGTTTGAATGGCTCCGGCGGGATGAGGCGGAAGTGCGCGTACGGCTGACGAGCATGGAGCTTTCGGGAGAGCTTGCGCTGCGACGACAGGCTGGGGCCTGGCTGGTGCAGTTGACTGCCTGA
- a CDS encoding OmpH family outer membrane protein, which yields MKVCFPATFVAGVMFCLIPAAAFAQVGGAPGAAPGMAPGARPPAAAAPAATAPAAGPRAATPIVVIDIAKVFKGHYRFNQQMGDIKKDIEDFDGYVKNETNKLKAMGEALQSYRAGSLEYKQKEEEAARLTSDLQVKVGLKKKELLENEARVYFNVYRDLEQKVAIFAQQNQIMMVLRFNSDEMKEDDRNSVLQGVNRAVVYYNPGLDVTQHLLVELNRGVPPYNPPAPAGGATGPQANNNFNNRPQIPGPNGQPVQPNRPR from the coding sequence GTGAAAGTCTGCTTTCCCGCCACGTTTGTGGCAGGCGTCATGTTTTGTTTGATCCCGGCCGCCGCATTTGCCCAAGTTGGTGGTGCACCTGGTGCTGCTCCTGGCATGGCTCCCGGCGCTCGCCCGCCGGCCGCTGCCGCTCCGGCAGCAACAGCTCCCGCCGCGGGACCACGAGCCGCCACGCCGATCGTGGTGATCGACATCGCCAAGGTCTTCAAGGGTCACTATCGCTTTAATCAGCAGATGGGCGACATCAAGAAAGACATCGAAGACTTCGATGGCTATGTCAAGAACGAAACCAACAAGCTCAAGGCCATGGGCGAAGCCCTGCAGAGCTATCGAGCCGGTTCGCTCGAATACAAGCAAAAGGAAGAAGAGGCCGCTCGCCTGACTTCCGACCTGCAAGTCAAAGTCGGCCTGAAGAAGAAAGAGCTCCTCGAAAACGAAGCTCGCGTCTACTTCAACGTCTACCGCGATCTGGAACAGAAGGTTGCGATCTTCGCTCAGCAGAACCAGATCATGATGGTTCTCCGCTTTAACAGCGACGAGATGAAGGAAGACGATCGCAACAGCGTGCTGCAAGGCGTGAACCGCGCGGTTGTGTACTACAACCCGGGCCTCGACGTGACGCAGCACTTGCTGGTGGAACTCAACCGCGGTGTGCCTCCCTACAACCCGCCAGCTCCGGCCGGTGGCGCGACGGGCCCGCAGGCCAACAACAACTTCAACAACCGTCCGCAGATTCCAGGACCGAATGGTCAGCCAGTTCAGCCGAACCGGCCCCGGTAA